The nucleotide window TAGTTCAATGACATCACAAAATTTAATCTGTAGCATGTACGGATGACGACAATTTTGATTCAAGGCGATCTTGAGAAGGTCATTACAAAGAAGAAGCCTGTAGGCATGGATAAATCAAAATGGGATAGGTTAGATAAAAATGTTCTATCCGCAATTCAATTATGTCTAACAAATAATGTGTTGCAAGAGGTTTTGATGGAGAAAACAACATTTACCtaatggaaaaggttagaaaccctTTACGCAATAAAGTCTCAGGCTAACTTGATTAATACTAAAACAACAGTTGTACACATTCCGCATGAACGAAGTAAGCACCTTAGATATCACATCAATCAATTTATTATTCttttgaaaaatttaaagaatgttgaggtttaaaacgatgaagatcaagctatgctattattgtactCTTTACCCCCTTAATACATGTCTTTCAAGGAAACCCTGATTTATGGTAGAGATAATCTCTCATTTGAGGATGTGAAGGGTCATGTTTTGAGcaaagacaaactcgacaatgagtttggttcaGATAGCAAGTCAGATAGGCAAGTCTtagttttggtagcatcaaggaAGCAAGACAAGAGATGTTGctattgtaagaagttaggtcacGTTAAAGCGGATTGTTACAAACTGTGAAATAAAAGGGTTGGTGAGAGCAACGAGGAAGATTTAACTGGTACTAATTTGGCCaatgacaagggtgatgatttcttgttggtGTTAACAAGTGAAAGCTCCAAGCTTACATTTAAGTGGATTTTGGATTTGgggtgttctttccacatgtgtcccaacaaTGACTCGTTATCCACATACAATTTAGTTGAAGGCGGCGTTGTGTGCATCAGGAATGGTTCACCCAGTAAGGTAACCGGTATTGGTACTATTCAGATCAGGATGCACGACGAGACAATTAGGACACtgtcagatgtcaggtatgtgcttgacttaaagaaaaatctcatctccttaGAAAATTTGGACTCTAAGGGTTGTAGAATTAACATCGAGTCAAATGGCATTAAGGTATCCATGTGGCTCTTGTTTTGATGAAAGATAAAAAGATTGGCAGTCTTAATGTTTTGGAAGGATCAACGATGACtggttaaatcaaatttttattatatttgagatggtcaaaatataattttactactactaatttaaaattttataaattataaaagatttaaattaaaaatttaccaaTTTAAGGGACATCGTCTTGGGTCTCGGTTTCGCCACTAATAACATAGTAGATAATACAAAAAGATATGATTTCATTATGTTTAATGCGGAAGAAAGAAACGGAATTAACTTACTATTAAGAGTTGAATAATGAGATATGGAAAGAtctgaaaatgaaataaataatgaaacggAATTAACTTACTATTAAGAGTTGAATAATGAAATATGGAAAgatgtgaaaatgaaataaataatattttattttaatttaatttcccAAGCATTGACTTTTCAAATCATAAAACAATAATATATAATTCTAGAACATGATTATTTGATTTCATTGAATGACTAAATGATGGAGAAATAGAGTGTAATTAAGAAGGTCAATGGAGTATATGACCTCTTGCATGTAAGTTTTGGATAAACAAATGTTGCATCTCATTTCTCACATAGGTTTGTCACCATCCTCCTCTGTTATTAATTTGTGTAAACGTTCAATTAATATATCGAAATCATCTTGGGTTCGGACTAGGCTTAGTCGAACATACCCATCTTCTACACCGAACAGATTTCCTTGACGCCCAATGATATTAGCTGCCTCCAGAACTGCATAACAATCTTTATCCTCTTCTCTCTCACATTTCAACCATGCGTAAGCTGCCATACACATAGTTCAAATGGTGTTTAATGATGTCATGGTAAACATGATCAAAGTTTGAAGCCTAAAATTGAGACAACTACCTGGGGAAAGTTGTCGGACTTTGTTGTAAAAAGTGCAATATTGAGGATTGTTTTCCTGAAGAGAGAAGCGGTTCGACAAGGATACGGTCTGGACCAATCTTTCCCACCTGCTCTTCAGTGTCTGGTATGCAAAGTCGAATATTCCGGTTCCTTCTTCAAGGACTACGTTCAAAAGCTTAAAAGCTCGTAGTTGAGCATCTTTGGAAACTCCCATGGAATTCATCTGCATGTGTATCATCATTCTGTTGAACACTGTTTCATCCTTTATCACTGCCCACCTGTGTACAACACATCAATGCCATCCTTATTCCTAAACTAGTTTCATGGAAAGGGTATGATTGAAACAAGTCAGTTAAGCTTTACCCAAGTCTAGTGCCAGCATGACCTGTGAGCTTGGAAAGTGTAAATACCATCACATCTTCATCTGATGGAGCTGGAATAGGTGTAAAATGAGGCCAGTAATATGCATGATCGTAGATTGTCTTGACATTAGGGCCATGAAAAATCGCTTTCTTTAATTGTCCATCAGGATTGTTGGGCGACGTTACGATCTCGATCATGTTTGTGATGCTACAATCTGATCTATTCTTCCATCTATAAGCATCTCCTTCGTACTTAAATTTTTGTGAGCTAAAGTATTGTGTTTGTTGTTTGTCGACCTGTGGGAATTCAATTTCGTATCAAATCGATGACAACAATTTACAGAGTGTAGTGAGAGAAAAAGTAGTATGGGAGTTGGGAGCAGACCGGATAGTAAGGGACTGAAGTTACAACTTTTGCAGGTGAGGAGGTATTTTCAGGGGAGAGTGCAAAAACTGCAGCACTAAGGACTTGGGTTGAACCAGCACCAAAAATTATAAATCTGTTTTGGGTGACTGCATTCCCTACGCTTGCGTGTACTTTGCGCACAACCTTTGCAAGCTCTTCCGAGAAGAAGCTCTTACCACTGTAAGTATAGCTCATTTGGTGCCACCCTGCTACTACTAGAGCACTACTAGCTAAATGCTGCATCCAGAATGGTTCCAAAAATAATGGATCCCCACTTCAAACATAAAAATAACCCAAGGTTAGTATTAAAGACACAATTGGTAAAACATTTACTATGAAATTATCCAAAAAAGTAAAAACCTTAACTATGCATAGACAGGTCCCTCAAGAGCTGTTCCACGGATTCTAACCTACATTCTTACACACAAAGGAGTGCACTTTGTGAAACAGATACTACTTTCATTAATCGGTAGTATCTGTTCTATATAGTATACTTCTTTTGTGTTTGAGGACATGAGTTTGAATCTATAGAGACGTACTTGAGAGTGACAAAACCTTAAAGACCTATGGCTATCCAAATAGAACAATTACAAATATAGTGATGGTTCAGTGAACAAGGTGGTGACATAATTTCATGTTCAACCAAACTAGCAATGGCATGAGTCATATGCTCTGCAATTGTTGCCACCTAGGTGGATCATCTGCATCAGAAATCTCATGACAATGGTTGTTGACCATGGATCTGAAAACTGTAGCCAAACACCGTAGCAAGGTAAACGGTAATTTGTTATTGCAATAAAGTTTGATCATGACTACTCCGCGGTGCCATCACAATTCTGCATCATAAATGTTGAGCCTTGACTAGACCAGAGCCTCAGAAGAGGACCGGAGGGTCTCGAAGTTGGTCAGATGGTAGCGTCCATGCTGTCAAGTACTCAGGGTCTAAACTACGCTTGTTTGAAGTGAAtgtaaatcaaaacaaaaattccaaagaCACTGGATACTTTTGTAACCCTGAGGATTTAGAGTCCAGACTGTAGAGATTCCTAAGGACTGAAATTAATGACAAGATTaacccaaataatcaatcatATTCAAAGAAAGTTTTGATTAGTTCTTCAGATCATCTCAACAAAAGTCAAAACTAAAACTACCTAAAATTTCACTTCTCAGATAGTTATGCGAATCAAATAAGAATAATCAATGTTAAAAACTCGAGCAAAAAAACAGGAAAGACATGGTGAAATGATGCGTAGGTACCCATCAGCATTTGCTGTACAGTGTGGTATAAACTGAGAGCAATCAGGGCCTGTAAAGCATGTATTGCAGTCGCAAACTGGTTTATTCCCAACAACAACCAAACCATCCAAGTAAGCTCTTCCATGGCCTGAACAATATATAGCTGCCACAGTTTCAGCTTCGATTGCAGCTCTTGAGCTCCAACTCAGTTTCCATTGACCACCCACATATATATTGATTATGAACAACAGATTGAGAATTATAGAACCAACCAGACATGCCAAATACTTGGAGCTAACAATACTCTTCATCATGTCTTTTTATGTCCTTTTCTTAGGCTCCCAATAGCCGGAGGAAACAACTTTTTCCTTTTTGCAACAATGTATTAGGGTGGAAGTTTTTTGTTAGACTTTGGATCATATGCCTTTGCTCACAATGTACGAAAGCAAAATGTTTAGTCTTTTTGACAGGTCAGTATTGAGGTATGAGTGATAGTTAAGTAGGAATAAAAATTGAcagattaaagaaattaaaataaaaattatatataatacaagttttaaattatttcatacttatgaaattaataaactttaaaaatagaattatatttatatcaaacaataattttattaataacaataattttattaataaaatgataataataaatataataatgttgtTGTATTTTTTAATTGATTAGATGTTTCTACCGGCTACGCccaaaaatttaaagaattaattgaaagtaaattgaattttatattttatataaaaaatttaaagataCGTTCTAGTAATTCTAATAAATAGTGAAGCCAACATAAAAGgagaaattaaaatgaaatgatttaaaataaatggATTGAccctttcaaataaataatttaaataatattgagCAACTTAAGTGTGATATAGATATTAAATAGTTATTATTACTTCAAAAAAAAAGTTATTAaacaattttctttttattttcaattgtAAGTTAATATCAACAtcaattctttaaatttttaatatctaTTAAGTGTTTTATTAAGTTTGTGTCACTTTCAATTAAGTCATTAATTcggttaaaaattatagaaatgtcatttcttaattaaaataagttatactaTTTGAGAGTATTTTAgtcttttcattttaacaaaatgATTACTCCCCTATTTACAGTTGTTTtagtatattttttaatattttaggagGTAATTTTAGCATTTAGATTAGTTATTGTGCATTTATTgtttttagattaattatattttatttgatttttatcatttttagagtTAATTCAAACTTACTTGCTATTTTCCTCTCTACATTGTAGGTTTCAAATGAAGAATGGAAGGCTTAGAGCATAGAATAAAAAGTAGTGAAAACTCTTATCTTGAAGAGTGTAAAGATAtcgtaaaataatatataattttattatggtCTCTTTTAAATTATCTAAGATTTcctttagaatttaaaattttagattaaattatctTTTATCTTTATACTACTTTCTAGTTTTTTATGTTAATGGTTAATGATTTGTATTTAATTTAAGAAAATTGTTTCTTGAATGTTTTAAGAATgaacttttataaaattaaaatttttatgttggGTTAAACCACAAATTTGAACTTGTCTTATTAATCTATTTCTTttgtgaaattttgattaatttaattaatattttctttatatggttgtttttaaaataaaatcttcCGTAtgttacataaaaatttacaagcaAGATTATATATACAACAAAACAGGCCTATCGTGACACTATTTTTGACTTCAGACGACGTAAAAAAGGTTTGCATAGGTGTCAATACGCTTCCCTCGATGCTTCCGAAAAGGTTGTCTTTAGTACAGTTGGCACAAGTGTTGCGACACTTTTGAAAAAGAGTTGGCATATGTAACACCTAACTCATGTCTGCTTTGTAAGCAGGGTTtgaagcattactaccatttacagatcactaaaaaaaatttaaatacttaccgattcaatgcatcatataaataaatatattaccattcaatcaacaatttgacagttgtataagcatcaaacaacaacattgttagtatacttgcacatatctcatataaattcaacactgatatatctattttctcgacatatcgcacttgagtttaataatagtctcaattacataatttccttgtatcaacatatcaaagataatcatatatgtacatgtcatgaaacatatcatgctcttaccgtttcttcataagcatatatcattcatttcattatatcaatatttcatgctccatcatttccatatattttatgtatatttattccggtaatagcttatatcaaacttaacataaattatatttcatgtacttatacttatttcgtttatctatcttcataattatttcatataaccatttgtcatctgatacatattacctgaatatcaattgttcaacagatgttagagcgtctcccatccacggtcttatttatctttgacatgatgccatagtgtctttcaactatggtcttactcatttttgtcatgttgccatggtatctttcaaccatggtcttgttcatttcatatcacgttgccatggtatctttcaaccatggtcttacacatttcatatcagttgccatggtatctttcaaccatggtcttacacattttatatcagttgccatggtatctttcaaccatggtcttacacatttcatatcaggttgccatggtatctttcaaccatggtcttacacatttcatatcgagagcacactccatgaacctcatccttacagtgggattaccggtcaaagctaaatccccagcaacgacaattactctaatgagcttggatccgaattaccagtcaaagctaaattcgaacctaattgattacccgtccgagctaaatccattttacacatattcttggagggctatatcagataggatcacccgtctggctagatccttttaccgtcaattccttttcgagatccatcgaattttcctttcattcaaacggatttcttcccattttatcaaatatatcaatgtttcataaattttcatacaatgaacattcaaatcatattcatatcaaaaacatgcatttcaagcatttaagaatataattcaagttacatgaacttacctcattgcttgtttgtgtttataatttcattaatctgatatcttttcttttccacgatcaagtctcatatttgagttgtccagatctttataaataaatttgatcatcattttcattcatttcatattctaatgcatttaattaatgctctaggcaaaattaccattttgccctaaactttaattaatgacgatttcatccttagagtcggaaaataaaattcttgcaatttaatccttatttccagctattattctcatatatattgataacaatccatgaattctataaaatatcgaattttttttcataatttcaacacttttcaatttaatccctaaaacatgttttcccgatcttgaactaaattaataatttcattcaattttgtaatttaaataataaaataatccatttcatgcaatttggtcatttctacattttacaaaattacccataaagttttacttttattcaatttagtccctaagcctaaaatatgcaaattagccatgcttaatgaatattcatatatgttttcctcctcttcctctccattccacatccttgatgtatgtagcacacttgtaagtaacattatctataatctttattatttacttttatgaatattcaagctgtccatctgtgtcatagtcactaaattatttatatctggagctataggactccaaattaagatccgctaattttccctgaaactagactcatatatcgtattaccataaaattttcagaatttttggtttagtgaataagtacagtttattctttaaagttacccctattctgctgtctgacagttgtgacccttcttcactaaaaattaattatctccttgtacagaattcgaatgatgttcatatttgtttctattgaaaatagactcattcagaattctaaacatataaatttaatcccctaattatttttatccaatttttttttattttacaaattcagaacaggggaacccgaaatcattctgaccttgtctcacaaaattcatcatatctcatgatttagaattccattgcttacataatttcttctataagaaactagacttaataagctttaatttcatattttattcattctataattagatttctaaaattttgatgatttttcaaatttagactactgctgctgtccaaatctgttttggtacaagatattaattaccatgttataacatccttattttctttttctacaccatttctcatcactttctcttattttttttcactaacatatcaagaacataggaccttatgtaagaaaactctactataacattatttccatgctttatcaataataacaaacttaaaaacatattgaaatcttgatgtacttaccttttcttattgacttcaatctttaacttgatttttctctcctccagctttgatttcttgaatccaacttgatattcttgctccccatcatctccttgctatctttctctcttgatggctatggaaattctttcaatttttaggtaaaaataatgaatttttgatggaaggactaaattgtaaagaaagcaaacttcttttcttcttcttatcttacgttagtttgcatgggaaaggaaatgtgttgataattcttcatctttccttccttttatactaaataaataataatataataataataaacatctcataagatattaataaaataatatttatctaattaattaatttaaaatatcatcaacataatcattacattctagaattctctctcttactaattgaccattttgcccttaatgatcttttagaattccatccttgagtcatcacttaatttggtaaaattgcgatttagtccctcataatttttttacctattcaatttggtcctaattcatcaatttttcttggtttctagatcattccaccctaaaaatatttgcaccattagtccttcaactcctttatatttacacttcaacccccttaaattttgagtatttactcttgtgcaacaagacttttctcatctttgcaatttagtcctttcttgaattaatatatcataatatacttctcaatattgacatcactcaaaaattccctttttgtcactttatttccttattttactatatcacagataatattttactgtaaaaattttcggggtattacagcaTAAGTCAACATAAGCCGACTTTtaaaaaaggttgggatagaccTTGTGTAATTCAACCTTTTAAAAAAGGTTGGGATAGGGTCATCTAAGTCAACcttaaaaaggttgggatagaccttgtctaaggcaacatttaaaaaaggttttttaacacccctaactcatatccatcaccggaataCGGTTACGGGAATAATACAGTAAGTTAACCGAAATGAACAGGTAAAATcataatcatttcaatatatttcCTCAATTACAATAAAGTAATTGAATTACAGTAGTAACATACATTTACTATACTTAAATTGAGCTTTAGGGACTATAGAAACAGTCTTAAAAcctttaaggactaatttgaaacaagtTAGGAAATTTTaggaaataatgaaaattttcaaaaacaagggacacatggccgtgtggtattGTTCAGGCCGTGTAAGTATTCGAAGTTGGGACACATGGccttgtcccagcccgtgtcttagaccgtgtaactcactaacttagaTCACAAGGCTGTGTCGTAGATCGTGTGCCAGCCCGTGTTCActaaaatgaaccttaaacatcaagtttaccatttcaagatTTCTTAGACACTAAGCAATCCATTTACCAGCCATGAGAACTATTCAAAATGTCATTAAACATGCTCAAATCATACTAATTCAACCATTtaaagtgcctaaccaatgtaccctcaaaGGTACCACAAGCATACACACAAATACAACAATATAAATCATCAACCATTCAACCATTTAAACATACTATCTTATCAATTTTAGGCTAAATACCTAAACTTGTAACTTGCTAAGTTAAGATCAAACATGTACCATATTTATTTCTAGCATAGCTTACCAAAAACTTAACCACAATTTCACAAAAAGAACTATATTCACCACCAAACCTAGCAACCATGTAACTATCATCACATTACAAGACAACATTGATCAAAAGATGAACTAGTTACatgctttatatatatacatatcaaacaaGGTAATTTACTTAAtgacctattacatgccatataatccaaaATAAACATTCAAGATCTACCAGAAGcagatggatagtgtgacttgagtgttGATCCGATAGTCCGTCCCATGAAAAGATATCTACAAGAAAATGCAAGTAAtgcaagtaagcttattgaagcttagcaAGTTCGACGGGAAGAAACAATAAATCTTACCAAAGTAAGTATAGAAATTTAATCAGATATAATTCCACAACTAATGTTTTCTACCATCCGCAATTGCAAATCGATGAATTACATTGTTCAATTCAAAGCTCAATAATAATTTCCAGAAAACATACATGTCCACAACTGTAACACCCATATCCCGTATCTGTCGCTGGATTAGGGTTATAGAACATTATCGTACAATTGAATATCTTTAAACGTAATATCATACAGTAATTTAAAGACGTCGTAaaacattcatacacatgcatactgTCTCTAAGTCGAGCCCTCAAACCCTTAAAAATAACTTATAGGCAATTCGGGACCAATTTGTATCAACTTAGAAAGTTTTGAAAAAAGTAGAAAAATTtgaaaacaggggacacacgatcgtgtggccaggccatatgcctcacatggctgagagacatgcccgtgtcccaggtCGTGTAACTTTCGAACTAAGGACACACTGtcatgtcccagctcgtgtcttCGCATGTATAACTCCCTGAGTAGCGTCACACGGCagtgtcacacacctgtgtgccaagCCATcttctaggccgtgtaacttatTGACTTGCATACAAAGGACCAACAGGTGATACACAACCGTGTTATACGCCCATGTCTCAGGTCGTGTGAGCCCAAATTTACCCATTTCATAGCCAATTTCATTCCCTTTAAGCATAGGTACCTACACATACTTTCAAATACACGTACAGGAGGTATAATTCAACTTCAAACATTCACAACATAATCATATATTCATTCTCAACTTGTAACCACAACACATTTATCTCTTAAATATACACCCATTCCATTCCCAAGTACTAAGATAACTTATAGCATAtcatttcatattttgaaaatttcaaaCGTATTAGGTAACAAGTAGGAATTCACAAGTTGATCAAGTGTACAACATGTCACAACATTTTACTCAAAAACTAGGCATTCAACATAATAATACTTAGGTTCCtagtacatgccatataccaaactGAGAAATTAAGTCTACCAAGATTCCCGAATAGTGTGATTCCTAGCATTGACTCGATCCTCTTAGCCTTAAAAATGTAATCTACAAAATGAACAAATTATATATAAGCTTATACGAAGATTAGTAAGTTTGTTTATAAGTTAATAAACCTTTCCATTCAAATATAGATTTATTGAACATTAAACTTAGAGTTTCCAATCCACACAACTTATGTAGTAATTACAATCAACTCAGTAGCTCAGTATAATCATAGGCATTGCTTGATTGAGCTTTTCATCAGTATAACCATAAGTTCCTGCTCGTTTGAGCTTTACTCAGTATAATAGTAGAATTTGCTTGATTAAACATCAGTCAGTATAGCAGTAAGATTTGTTCGGTTAAGCATCCATTCAGTATAAAGGTATGATTTGATTGACTGAGCTTCATTTAGTATAACAATAAGGTTTGGCTCGATTGAGCAT belongs to Gossypium arboreum isolate Shixiya-1 chromosome 7, ASM2569848v2, whole genome shotgun sequence and includes:
- the LOC108484192 gene encoding tryptophan aminotransferase-related protein 3-like, with the protein product MMKSIVSSKYLACLVGSIILNLLFIINIYVGGQWKLSWSSRAAIEAETVAAIYCSGHGRAYLDGLVVVGNKPVCDCNTCFTGPDCSQFIPHCTANADGGDPLFLEPFWMQHLASSALVVAGWHQMSYTYSGKSFFSEELAKVVRKVHASVGNAVTQNRFIIFGAGSTQVLSAAVFALSPENTSSPAKVVTSVPYYPVDKQQTQYFSSQKFKYEGDAYRWKNRSDCSITNMIEIVTSPNNPDGQLKKAIFHGPNVKTIYDHAYYWPHFTPIPAPSDEDVMVFTLSKLTGHAGTRLGWAVIKDETVFNRMMIHMQMNSMGVSKDAQLRAFKLLNVVLEEGTGIFDFAYQTLKSRWERLVQTVSLSNRFSLQENNPQYCTFYNKVRQLSPAYAWLKCEREEDKDCYAVLEAANIIGRQGNLFGVEDGYVRLSLVRTQDDFDILIERLHKLITEEDGDKPM